The window TTCACCAGTTCGTCGGTCACCATCTCCTTGTGGTGGAACAGGAACTCCACCCGCTGGCGGACCGTCGCGTCGTCGGGGTTGTGGACGGCGGCCAGGGTGCTCTCCCGCATCCGGGCCATCACCTCGGGCTTGCCGGTGATGTTTCCGGGTGTGTTCAGCACCAGGCGGCTCACCCGCTCCGGATGGTGCGCCGCCGTCCAGGCGACCACCCATCCGCCGAGCGACTCGCCCGACAGGTGCGCCGCGCCGATGCCGAGGGCGTCCATCAGACCGAGCAGATGGCCGGAGAGGACATCGATCGTGTACGGCGTGTCGGGCAGGTCGGACCAGCCGTGCCCCACCATGTCGTACGCGGTGACACGGAAGTCCTCGGCGAGCCCCGCGATGTCGCGGGCGTAGGCCTCCAGGTGTCCGCCGGTGCCGTGCAGCAGGATGAGGTCGGGTCCGGACCCGGCTTGAAGGATCCGGGTGCGGACGCCGTTGACGTCCACGTGGCGCACCTCGTGGTCGACGTCGGCGAGTTCGCCCCAGATGCTGATGTGCGCGGGCAGTTCGTTCATGACGTGTCTCCCCCGAAGCGGTTGCGGGCCTCCTCGACGGTCGCGAGACCGGCGCTCTGCCGTCGGCCGACGCCCAGCAGGCCGAGCAGGCGGGAGTTCTCGATGGTCAGGAACTCGACCGGATGCCGTGTGGAGTCGTTGTAGTGGCGATGCCACGTCCACGGCGGCGTGTAGATGAAGTCGCCGGTCGACCAGGGAGCCGTCTCGTCCTCGATCTCGCTGTGGCCTTCGCCGGAGATGACGAAGTGCACCGTCTCGTGGTGGTGCCGTT of the Streptomyces sp. NBC_00287 genome contains:
- a CDS encoding cupin domain-containing protein: MAESGSHFSMADFLGAITDRVRPSAASPVVVKAAELEQLPADQVHNPTTLSIAGKLPTTTFEIFRQTIPPGLSSDMQRHHHETVHFVISGEGHSEIEDETAPWSTGDFIYTPPWTWHRHYNDSTRHPVEFLTIENSRLLGLLGVGRRQSAGLATVEEARNRFGGDTS
- a CDS encoding alpha/beta fold hydrolase, coding for MNELPAHISIWGELADVDHEVRHVDVNGVRTRILQAGSGPDLILLHGTGGHLEAYARDIAGLAEDFRVTAYDMVGHGWSDLPDTPYTIDVLSGHLLGLMDALGIGAAHLSGESLGGWVVAWTAAHHPERVSRLVLNTPGNITGKPEVMARMRESTLAAVHNPDDATVRQRVEFLFHHKEMVTDELVNLRRAVYSRPGFLRAVDNILVLQDPEVRKDFAWDPAWVSAIAAPTLLLWTEHDPTGGLDEAELLLDWLPDARLHVIADAGHWPQWEKPDAYLRAHRDFLLLGKAPA